The following is a genomic window from Geoalkalibacter halelectricus.
ACGGCCAGAGGGTAGGGCAACCATGAAACTGCTGATGATCTACACCGAGCATTTCGCGTATCAGCCTGCCGTCAAAACCCTGGAGAACGAGCCGGACTGCACCCAGGGAGATCGGATCGACGCCGCCCTGATCGGCTTCATTCACGCCGAAGCCTGCGATGAAGAGGATCTGGGCCGGGTGGAAACGCGCCTGATCAAAAACCTCAAGTGGGGCGCGCGCAAGAACGACACGCGATGCATCGTGCTGCATTCCTTTTCCCATCTCGCCGAGACCAAGGCGTCTGCCGACTTTACGCGTGAGCTTCTCAACCGCGCCGAGCAGCGCCTGCGCAGCGCCGGCTACGAAGTCCGACAGACCCCTTTCGGCTATTTCCTCGATCTCGACCTCAAGGCCCCTGGCCGTTCCTCCGCGCGGATTTTCGCGTCCTTCTGAGCGCAGCCTTTCTCTTCACCTGCCAGGTTTTAGGGGATTTCCCTGAGCTATTCTTCTTCGAGGGCGGTCAGCAACTCATTCATAATCCCCTGCAGATGTCCCCGGCCCATCCTGCTGCCGCAGGGTGGGCAGAATACCAAGATATTGTCCGCATAAATTGGGATGTCGGTCAGCTTGTGCCCCTCGTCATCTGGAAATTCCTGGCCGACCTGCAAAATCATCAGCTCAAGTGTGACGCGGACGCACGATGCCGACAGTTGCTTGAGACATAGAGAGCACAGATCCTCTTCTGCCTCACAGTCCGTGAGGTCAAGCTTTTCAGCCAGTCTTTTTCGCCAGATATGCGGGTAGCTGTGGGCATTGCCGCAGGAAGCACAAAATTTCGCCAGAACATCCACGGCGAGGATCTGCGCAGTCTTTTGGCCGCAGCTGTTTTCAACATATTCAACGGTTCTGCGGATATCGATGCCGGCACTGCCCGGCATTATAGGGCCTTGGCAGGCGGAGCATTGCGTGCTCATTTGCCATAGATCACGAACCTTTGAGCCTAAGTGGTAAAGATCATCAGAGATTGTGTGCAAGGCATCGGCGAAGTAATCTTTGTCCAGGTGGTCAGTCATGGGCGTCCTCCATGTTTTAAATTGCCGACCGTGGTTGGGGAATTTTCTTGAGCTTGAAGGGATGAGCGCTCATCTGGAGAGAAAAGATTTCGCGCTTAACTGGTGCTGGTGGGGAGAAAAGCTAAGGGAGGACTGAAGGGCGCGGCAAAAAAAAAATCCCCGGTCACGGAGGGGGTGTGACCGGGGGAGGGACCGCCTCTCGGCGATCTTTATGACGGCACTTTTAGCAGACCGGGGGCGCCAGGTCAAAGACTTTTTTCTCAGTAATTTCTTATCATAACCCGAATTATCCATGAAGACTTCTGCTGCAACCGTCCATTGCCCGCCATCTCAAGCCGTGCTCGCTCCTTGCGCTTCGACGTACTGCAAGTACGTCTGTAGGGCAACTCACTGCGCTTGGCTTGATCTGACGAGCACTGATCGGTTTCGCGACGAAGTCTCATGGATAACCCGGGTCGAGTGCTGCAGGCGGGTTGTTCTGGCCGAAACGGGTTGCTTTCGCTAAGATAGGGTCTCGTTGCCGGGGATCTTTTTCTGAGCGCTAAGTTTTCGGAGGGGCAGACCATGTGCGGACGCTATGCGCTGTTCATCGACCTCAAGACCCTGATCGAGGCCTTTGGCCTCTCTCTGTCTCAACCACCCGGAAACTTCACCCCGCGCTACAACATCGCCCCCACCCAGCAGGTGCTGGGCATCTGCCAGAACGCCGACGGCTTTCGCCATCTCAAATGGTTTCGCTGGGGGCTGATTCCCCACTGGGCCAAGAATGCCTCCATCGGCAATCGCATGATCAACGCCCGCTGCGAGACCGTCCACGAAAAGCCCTCCTTTCGCAATG
Proteins encoded in this region:
- a CDS encoding threonyl-tRNA synthetase editing domain-containing protein — translated: MKLLMIYTEHFAYQPAVKTLENEPDCTQGDRIDAALIGFIHAEACDEEDLGRVETRLIKNLKWGARKNDTRCIVLHSFSHLAETKASADFTRELLNRAEQRLRSAGYEVRQTPFGYFLDLDLKAPGRSSARIFASF